The genomic stretch TGAAGGGGGTGGCGTCGAAGCGGGTGAGGGGGGCGATGCCGCTCCGCCCGTCGTGGACGGCCTGCCAGAGGGAGGCCGCGTCGGGGCCGGAGCTGGTCAGGCAGCCCAGACCGGTGATGACGACGCGCCGTTTCATGAAGAGGGAGAGGGTAAAGCCAATCGCCGGTGAGGACAAGGCCGGGGAAGCGACTCTCTCCTCGGCTTCCCCATCTCGCCAAGGGTCATGGCACCCCATCGAGTTAGATTCAGCGGAGTAGAGCGGGCTTAGGGAAGATAGGCCTCTTGGGTTGCGCCCCATCTACACCACGGCCTATCAGACAGGACTGCCTGCGCGATAGCGCAACATCTTGTAAAGGGGAACTAACTTGCAGGGTAGGGATACAAGGTCCGGAGGGGTGTGCCCCTCCGTTCGTTCAAACGCGCGGATCGCCTCCAGCTGTACGGGGAAGCGAAGTGATTCTACCCTGCCCGAAGGGCCTCCTCAACCCGCGCCCCCCCCTTTTAATCCCTAATGCGCTTCCGCCGCCGCTTCCGCCGCGATCTTCGGATCGCTCTTCTTGAAGAAGAGGAGGAGCGGAAGGGTGAGACCGAACAGGATGACCATCAGCCAGAAGATATCGACATACGCGAGGAGCGCCGACTGCCCGTTCACCGCCGCGTCGATCATCGCGATGGCCTGCTTCTGCGCGGTCTCGGGATCGGAGCCGGAGGCGGTGAAGGAGGCGATGCCCGATTGGAGGCGCTCCGCGTAGGCGGCCTGGTAGGGATCGATGTGGGTGACGATCTCGGCGCGGTGGGTCGCCGTCGCTTTCTGGACCATCGTCGTGATGATCGCGATGCCCACGCTGGAGCCGAGCTGCCGGGTGAGGCTGAAGAATCCCGCGCCCGCCGCGACGTCGATCTTCGGCAGGGAGCCGAGGGTGGCGATCGAGAGCGGCATGAAGATCATCGCCGAGCCGAACCCGCGCAGGACGAGGGGCCAGAAGAGCGCCCCGGCCCCGGTCCCCGGATTGATGTCGACGAGCTGGAGCATCGAGACGACGGTGACGATGGCCCCGAAGGCGATCAGCATGCGGGGGTCGAACCGCTTCATCCCGATGTTCACCGCGATCATCGCGACGGCGGAGGCGAGCGCGCCGGGGATGAGGATGAGGCCGGTCTTCGCCGCGGTGAAGTTGAGGGAGTGCTGGGTGAAAAGGGGGACGGCGAACATCGCCCCGTAGAGGCCGATCCCGAGGACAATCGAATAGAGGCTGCCGACGGCGAGGGTCCGGTGCCGGAGGACGCGGAGGTCGACGGCGGGGTGGGGTGTTTTCAACTCGTGCCGGACGAAGAAGAAGAGCGCCACGGCGCTGATGACGAGGGAATTCCGGATGAAGCTCGAGTCGAACCAATCTTCCTGCTCGCCCTGTTCGAGGACGATCTGGAGGGTGCCGAGGCCGATGGAGAGGAGGGCGATGCCGAGCCAATCGACGTCCTCGTCCTTCTTCAGGTCGGCCGGATTGTCCTTCAGGAAGAAGAGGTAGGCGATCCAGACGCCGAGGATGCCGAAGGGGATGTTGATGAAGAAAATCCAGCGCCAGTTGAACGCGTCGGTCAGGTAGCCGCCCAGCGCCGGGCCGATGGCGGGGCCGACGATGACGCAGAGGCCGAAGATCGCCGTCGCCTTGCCTTGATCCTTTTTCGGGAAGGTCTCGTAGAGGATGCCCTGGGCCTTGGCCAGGAGGCCGCCCCCCGCGAGGCCCTGGAGGGCGCGGGCGATGAGGAGCATCGTGAGGTTCACCGACATGCCGCAGAGGACCGAGGCGAAGGTGAAGCCGGTGAGGGAGAAGATGAAGTAACGCTTCTTCCCGAAGCGATGGCCGAGCCAGGCGGAGAGGGGGATGACGATGATGTTCGCCATCGTGTAGGCCGTGGAGACCCAGCCGATTTCGGAAAGGGTCGCGCCGAGGTTCCCCTGCATGTCGGGGACGGCGACGTTCACGATGCTGACGTCGATGACCTCGAGGATCGCGCCGAAGGAGGCGGCGAGGAGGATCGCCCATTTCAGCCAACCATGCTCGGCAGCCCGCCGCGCGATCTTGCTCGCGTAAGGATCGAAGGCGGGGGAGGAAACAGGGGCGAGGGCGGCGGGTTCCATGAACGGCCCTCTAGATTAACGGCTTTTGGAAAGGAGGCAATCTTATGAGGGTGAAAAGTTCATGAGATGAACTACATGAGTGTTAAGGGAATGCGCTATCCAGGCTGAACATTGGGAAGCTTGGATCATGATGCGATGCAATGATCATTCCATGCATTGGATTGCTATCCTGCTCTTTGTGGGGCTTCTTATCTGGGTCTCGCCAGAGCATCGTCTCTAGCTCGAAGCAATGAATCCCTGAAACTCGGGGGGATTGCGATCAGGGCGGAGTCTATGCGAAGAAAGGGGGGGACACCCGGCGAACCAAACGAAGATCCCGATTCGTTGCGGCCTTTGCATCACCGGACTACACGTTTTGCGTCCAATAATGAGAGCGGGTGCGATTCCCATCTTATTCTAAACAAGACTGAAGTGCAATGCATGAGCCTGTGGGATGGCCGCCCGTTTTGACTTCACCACCCCGGGAAGTCGCTTGGAATGGAGACTCTCGAAATCTCGGCCTCGTGCAAAAAAGAACCCAAGGCTCCGGGGGGGAGGCCTTGGGTTCGGTCGAGCCGGGACGGGCTAGAGGCTCTGGGGGAACTTCTCGAGGGTGTAGCACTCGATGATGTCGCCCTCCTCGTATTCGGTGAAGTCGCCGAGGCGGATGCCGCACTCCATGCCGGAGCGGACTTCGGAGACGTCGTCCTGGAACCGCTTGAGGGTCTGGACGCCGCCGTCGTAGATCGGCTGCTTGCGCCGGATGATGCGGGCGCGGGCGTTGCGGGTGACGCGTCCGGTCTGGACGGAGCAACCGGCGACGGGGTACTTCGAGAGGTCGAAGACCTTCTTGACGATGGCGGTGCCGATCTGGTTTTCACGCAGTTCGGGGTCGAGGAGGCCGGCCATGGCGTCCTTGATCTGGTCGACGAGCTCGTAAATGATGCTGAAGAGCTTGATCTGGATTCCTTCGCGCTTGGCGGCGTTCGCGGCGGCGTTGTCGGTCTTCGTGCCGAAGCCGATGACGATGGCCTGGGAGGCTTTGGCGAGGAGGATGTCCGACTCGCTGATCGGGCCGACGGCGGTGTGGACGACCTCGAGGTCGACCTTCTTGCTCTCGATCTTCCGCAGCTGGCCGACGACGGCCTCGAGGGAGCCCTGGACGTCACCCTTGATGATGAGATTGAGGACTTTCTTCTGGCCGTCGGCGATGGTGGCGAAGAGGTTTTCGAGGGTGACCTTGGGGGCCGACTCGATCTTCTTCGTGCGGAGGGCGGCGGCCCGCTCTTCGGCGGTCGTCCGGGCCTGGCGCTCGTTCTCCAGCGTGACGAGTTCCTCGCCGGGGGAGGGGACGCCGTCGAGGCCGATGACTTTGACGGGGGTCGAGGGGGTCGCCTCCTTGACGTTCTTGCCCATGTCGTCGATGAGGGCCTTGACGCGGCCGTAGAAGGGGCCGCAGAGGGCGATCTCGCCGACCTTCAGGCAGCCTTCGAGGACGAGGACGGTGGCGGTGGGGCCGCGGCCGACCTCGGTCTGGGACTCGATGACGCGGCACTTCGCGTCGCCGGTGTAGCGGGCCTTGAGCTCGAGGACTTCGGCCTGGAGCAGGATCATGTCGAGGAGGGCGTCGATGCCGGTCCCCTTGGTCGCCGAGACTTCGACGACGATGGTGTCGCCGCCGTATTCCTCGGGGGCGAGGCCCTGCTCCTGGAGCTGGCCCTTGACCTTCATGGGGTTCGCGGCGGGAAGGTCGCACTTGTTGATGGCGACCATGATCGGGGCCTTGGCGGCCTTGGCGTGGGCGATGGCCTCGAGGGTCTGGGGCATGAGGCCGTCGTCGGAGGCGACGACGATGACGACGATGTCGGTGACCTTGGCCCCGCGGGAACGCATCTCGGTGAAGGCGGCGTGGCCGGGGGTGTCGATGAAGGTGATGTGCTGCTCGCCGCGCTTCACGCTGTAGGCGCCGATGTGCTGGGTGATGCCGCCGGCTTCGCCGGAGGCGACGCGGGTCTTGCGGATGGCGTCGAGGAGGGAGGTCTTGCCGTGGTCGACGTGGCCCATGAAGGTGACGACGGGGGCGCGGAGCTTGAGGGTGGTGTCGACGGAGACTTCCTCCTTCTTCGGCTTGTCCTTCTTCGGCGTGGGGGGCGTGGGCGGATGGGCGGCGCGGTCCCGCTTCTCCGTATGGAAGGAGTAGCCGAGCTTCGTGCAGACCTTCTTGGCCGATTCCTCGTCGAGGACCTGGGTGAGGGTGGCGAAGATGTTCAGCTCCATCAGGTGATGGATGAGCTGGAACGGCTTCAGGCCGAGGTTCCCGGCGAGGTCCTTGACGACGACGGGGCCCTTGATGGTGATCAGCTTTTCCTCGGAAGCGGCTTCCGCACCAGGATTGCCGCCGCCGACGGGAGTTTCGACGGCCGGGGCCGCTGCCGTGGCAGGAGCGGGAGCGGCGGGAGCCGAGGGTTTCGTGGCGGGGGCGGTGGTCTTGGCGGGAGGCATGCGGTGGGGTGGGGCTGGATCGGGCGGCGGTTGAGAGGGCGGGATCGGAGGGTTGTCTGGCTGCGGGGATTAAGCGGTGGCGTTGACCTTGTCGAGGGCGGCCTTGCGGACGCCCTTGGCGACTTCGGGGTCGATGTCGGGGAGGGCGTCGAGGAAGTCGGCCTCCTCGACCTCGGCGATCGCCTCGGCGCTGACGAGGCCGGCGTGGACGATCTTGTCGGCGAGG from Verrucomicrobium sp. GAS474 encodes the following:
- a CDS encoding DHA2 family efflux MFS transporter permease subunit, which gives rise to MEPAALAPVSSPAFDPYASKIARRAAEHGWLKWAILLAASFGAILEVIDVSIVNVAVPDMQGNLGATLSEIGWVSTAYTMANIIVIPLSAWLGHRFGKKRYFIFSLTGFTFASVLCGMSVNLTMLLIARALQGLAGGGLLAKAQGILYETFPKKDQGKATAIFGLCVIVGPAIGPALGGYLTDAFNWRWIFFINIPFGILGVWIAYLFFLKDNPADLKKDEDVDWLGIALLSIGLGTLQIVLEQGEQEDWFDSSFIRNSLVISAVALFFFVRHELKTPHPAVDLRVLRHRTLAVGSLYSIVLGIGLYGAMFAVPLFTQHSLNFTAAKTGLILIPGALASAVAMIAVNIGMKRFDPRMLIAFGAIVTVVSMLQLVDINPGTGAGALFWPLVLRGFGSAMIFMPLSIATLGSLPKIDVAAGAGFFSLTRQLGSSVGIAIITTMVQKATATHRAEIVTHIDPYQAAYAERLQSGIASFTASGSDPETAQKQAIAMIDAAVNGQSALLAYVDIFWLMVILFGLTLPLLLFFKKSDPKIAAEAAAEAH
- the infB gene encoding translation initiation factor IF-2, producing MPPAKTTAPATKPSAPAAPAPATAAAPAVETPVGGGNPGAEAASEEKLITIKGPVVVKDLAGNLGLKPFQLIHHLMELNIFATLTQVLDEESAKKVCTKLGYSFHTEKRDRAAHPPTPPTPKKDKPKKEEVSVDTTLKLRAPVVTFMGHVDHGKTSLLDAIRKTRVASGEAGGITQHIGAYSVKRGEQHITFIDTPGHAAFTEMRSRGAKVTDIVVIVVASDDGLMPQTLEAIAHAKAAKAPIMVAINKCDLPAANPMKVKGQLQEQGLAPEEYGGDTIVVEVSATKGTGIDALLDMILLQAEVLELKARYTGDAKCRVIESQTEVGRGPTATVLVLEGCLKVGEIALCGPFYGRVKALIDDMGKNVKEATPSTPVKVIGLDGVPSPGEELVTLENERQARTTAEERAAALRTKKIESAPKVTLENLFATIADGQKKVLNLIIKGDVQGSLEAVVGQLRKIESKKVDLEVVHTAVGPISESDILLAKASQAIVIGFGTKTDNAAANAAKREGIQIKLFSIIYELVDQIKDAMAGLLDPELRENQIGTAIVKKVFDLSKYPVAGCSVQTGRVTRNARARIIRRKQPIYDGGVQTLKRFQDDVSEVRSGMECGIRLGDFTEYEEGDIIECYTLEKFPQSL